Proteins from a genomic interval of Nocardia sp. BMG51109:
- the aepY gene encoding phosphonopyruvate decarboxylase produces MTVHPGELLRTLTDAGCIQVVYVPCSTLAPLINQAERHPSVQTTLANNEGEAVAIATGLTLSGARVCVMLQNSGLGNTVNPLTSLATLVDAPLILVIGYRGKPGTVDEPQHRLMGSATVPMLAAMGIESIVLDCEVTESDLALVTFAGAGITAVLVGGGALEPILAEQTRYAAAHLDRDEAIATVCATCGDNDVIIGSTGYIGRSLSDAVAGLRPSFSMVGSMGCASSLSLGIAAIATDRKVVVLDGDGALLMRLEAMATIGARRPANLVHIVLNNGCHASTGAQGSYGLDVDIPAIALACRYRHAESVTTTDTLRTALTAALHADGPHLVEVRIAESTAVPPRPAMGPAQEWAKLRKELCPDVDS; encoded by the coding sequence GTGACCGTTCATCCCGGCGAGCTACTGCGCACGCTGACCGACGCGGGCTGCATCCAGGTGGTCTACGTGCCGTGCAGCACTCTCGCGCCACTGATCAATCAGGCCGAACGGCATCCATCGGTGCAAACGACCTTGGCCAACAACGAGGGTGAGGCCGTTGCCATCGCGACCGGGCTGACGCTGTCCGGCGCGCGGGTCTGCGTGATGTTGCAGAACTCCGGGTTGGGCAACACCGTCAACCCGCTGACCTCACTGGCGACTCTCGTCGACGCACCGCTCATCCTGGTGATCGGCTATCGCGGCAAGCCGGGTACGGTCGACGAACCACAGCATCGACTGATGGGCAGTGCGACCGTCCCCATGCTCGCGGCCATGGGCATCGAGTCGATCGTGCTCGATTGCGAGGTCACCGAGTCCGACCTGGCACTTGTCACGTTCGCCGGCGCCGGGATCACTGCGGTATTGGTCGGCGGTGGTGCGCTGGAACCCATACTCGCCGAGCAAACACGTTATGCCGCAGCACATCTCGACCGCGACGAGGCGATCGCTACAGTCTGCGCGACCTGCGGTGACAATGACGTCATCATCGGTTCCACGGGTTATATCGGGCGAAGTCTGTCCGATGCCGTGGCCGGGCTCCGGCCGAGCTTTTCGATGGTCGGCTCGATGGGCTGTGCGTCGAGCCTCAGCCTCGGCATCGCGGCGATCGCGACCGACCGCAAGGTGGTCGTGCTCGACGGCGACGGTGCACTGCTGATGCGCCTGGAGGCGATGGCGACGATCGGTGCACGCCGACCGGCGAATCTCGTGCACATCGTGCTGAACAACGGCTGTCACGCGTCCACCGGTGCGCAAGGCAGCTACGGCCTCGACGTCGACATCCCCGCGATCGCGCTCGCCTGCCGCTACCGCCATGCCGAAAGCGTCACGACCACAGACACATTGCGAACCGCACTCACCGCCGCCTTGCATGCGGACGGTCCGCACCTGGTGGAGGTACGCATCGCGGAAAGCACGGCGGTGCCGCCGCGACCGGCCATGGGACCCGCGCAGGAGTGGGCGAAACTCAGAAAGGAACTGTGCCCCGATGTCGATAGCTGA
- a CDS encoding DUF397 domain-containing protein yields the protein MPHDRIAFVPKDVGGQIERCRRHSAGKRPWFKSSRSNETQSCVEIRFDEETVHIRDSKYTGPARDQPIVSVSSAEWATFLELARSTISGESAEAVTTTVHDDGGATVTGQGATLVYTADEWDASTKGIADGEFDIK from the coding sequence TTGCCACACGATCGCATTGCATTTGTCCCGAAAGATGTTGGTGGGCAGATCGAGCGATGTCGCAGGCACTCGGCCGGGAAGCGACCTTGGTTCAAGTCCTCTCGATCGAATGAAACCCAATCATGCGTCGAGATCCGATTTGACGAAGAGACCGTGCACATACGCGACAGCAAATACACCGGCCCCGCCAGGGACCAGCCGATCGTCTCCGTGTCGTCGGCAGAATGGGCCACCTTCCTCGAACTTGCCCGGAGCACAATCTCCGGCGAGTCGGCCGAAGCCGTCACCACCACCGTCCACGACGACGGCGGAGCCACCGTGACCGGACAGGGCGCAACGTTGGTGTACACCGCCGACGAATGGGACGCGTCCACCAAGGGCATAGCGGACGGCGAGTTCGACATCAAATAG
- a CDS encoding MarR family transcriptional regulator yields the protein MFRMSCRTGLATILGGYRHPPTDIYPIDWKVFFRTMFGHSLPRRVCGFTYPQIRVLRELHRASKPLTVDALASALSRRPAAVQWSLDVLGQKALIQQRKLPGSPRPPRPPVAAWELTTAGRTQLRRIEDSLRARKARTATPGTDGP from the coding sequence TTGTTCCGCATGTCGTGCCGTACTGGCCTCGCGACCATTCTCGGCGGCTACCGCCATCCACCAACTGATATCTATCCCATCGACTGGAAGGTGTTCTTCCGCACCATGTTTGGTCACTCGTTGCCCCGGCGGGTGTGTGGCTTCACGTATCCACAGATCCGGGTGCTGCGTGAACTCCACCGCGCCAGCAAGCCGCTGACCGTCGACGCGCTCGCATCAGCGCTGTCGCGCCGTCCTGCGGCCGTCCAGTGGTCCCTGGATGTGCTCGGACAGAAGGCGCTGATTCAGCAGAGAAAGCTACCCGGCAGTCCCCGGCCGCCCCGTCCACCGGTCGCGGCGTGGGAACTCACCACTGCCGGACGCACTCAGCTACGGCGCATCGAAGACAGCCTCCGTGCCCGCAAGGCCCGGACAGCCACACCGGGCACCGACGGACCGTGA
- a CDS encoding o-succinylbenzoate synthase: MTTAIDPAIDWAAARVYAIPMRARFRGITIREGMLVPGSLGWGEFCPFAEYDDHEAASWLATTVEQTSIGWPEPVRDRVPINATVPAVGPQRAHDIVTASGCRTAKVKVADHPESLSEDLARVEAVRAALGASGHIRVDANGIWDTDTAVTAIRQLDKAADGLEYVEQPCRSIDELAAVRRQVDVRIAADESIRRAEDPMKVAVAGAADIAVIKCTPLGGVRRALQVAEAAGLPCVVSSALETSVGLAAQLALAGALPELDFACGLGTLSLLDGDTVPADASFRPVDGYLPVPRTPPTPDPALLDKFQLTDPDRASWWHERLARVQRELEQRGNQ, encoded by the coding sequence ATGACCACCGCCATCGACCCCGCCATCGACTGGGCCGCCGCCCGCGTATACGCCATCCCGATGCGCGCCCGCTTCCGCGGCATCACCATCCGTGAAGGCATGCTCGTCCCCGGTTCCCTCGGCTGGGGCGAGTTCTGCCCGTTCGCCGAATACGACGACCACGAAGCCGCGTCGTGGCTGGCCACAACCGTGGAGCAAACCAGTATCGGCTGGCCCGAACCGGTCCGCGACCGTGTCCCGATCAACGCCACGGTTCCCGCCGTCGGCCCGCAACGCGCACACGACATCGTCACAGCCTCGGGCTGTCGCACCGCGAAAGTAAAAGTCGCCGACCACCCCGAGTCGCTGTCAGAAGACCTCGCCCGCGTCGAAGCAGTCCGCGCGGCACTCGGCGCGAGCGGACACATCCGCGTCGACGCCAACGGCATATGGGACACCGATACCGCAGTCACCGCGATCCGGCAGCTCGACAAGGCCGCCGACGGACTCGAATACGTCGAACAACCGTGTCGCAGCATCGACGAACTCGCCGCCGTACGCCGCCAGGTCGACGTCCGGATCGCCGCCGACGAATCCATCCGCCGAGCCGAGGACCCGATGAAGGTCGCCGTCGCCGGAGCCGCCGACATCGCGGTCATCAAATGCACCCCGCTCGGCGGTGTCCGCCGCGCACTCCAGGTCGCCGAGGCGGCCGGACTGCCGTGTGTGGTGTCCTCAGCGCTGGAGACCAGCGTCGGTCTCGCCGCCCAACTCGCCCTCGCCGGTGCGCTACCCGAACTCGACTTCGCCTGCGGCCTGGGCACATTGAGCCTCCTCGACGGCGACACCGTGCCCGCCGACGCCTCGTTCCGCCCGGTCGACGGATACCTCCCCGTCCCGCGCACACCACCCACCCCGGACCCGGCTCTGCTGGACAAATTCCAGCTCACCGACCCAGACAGAGCGTCGTGGTGGCACGAACGATTGGCCCGCGTGCAGCGTGAGCTCGAGCAGCGAGGCAACCAGTAA
- a CDS encoding NUDIX domain-containing protein, which translates to MPLTDDPSRRIVRDLVSGIHAGDAIEQQAKDFAMDWIGSGAPLFRTQRPAIPDPHLCVNAVMLDSGAGKLLLTDHVNAERWLPAGGHVEDQEDPRDAVLREAREELGIDPAFHPRHPDGAPVFLTVTQTWGRHIHTDVTLWILLDGREHMPLVRDPREARELRWFAVDDPDEWAHPDRFDPAMCRFLGKLATHVDLPAAGVLR; encoded by the coding sequence GTGCCGCTGACCGATGACCCGAGTCGCCGGATCGTTCGCGACCTTGTGTCCGGTATTCACGCCGGTGACGCGATCGAGCAGCAGGCCAAGGACTTCGCGATGGACTGGATCGGTTCCGGAGCGCCGTTGTTCCGCACACAGCGCCCGGCCATCCCGGACCCGCATCTGTGCGTCAATGCCGTCATGCTGGATTCCGGCGCGGGAAAGCTGCTGCTCACCGATCACGTCAACGCCGAACGCTGGCTACCAGCCGGAGGGCACGTCGAAGACCAGGAAGATCCCCGTGACGCCGTCTTGCGCGAGGCTCGCGAGGAGCTGGGCATCGACCCGGCATTCCACCCGAGACACCCTGATGGTGCACCCGTATTCCTGACCGTCACCCAGACCTGGGGGCGACACATCCACACCGATGTGACGCTATGGATCCTGTTGGACGGCCGCGAGCACATGCCCCTGGTACGCGATCCCCGCGAGGCGCGGGAGTTGCGCTGGTTCGCTGTCGACGACCCCGATGAATGGGCTCACCCGGACCGCTTCGATCCGGCCATGTGCCGCTTCCTCGGCAAGCTCGCTACGCATGTGGATCTCCCCGCTGCCGGCGTGCTCCGCTGA
- a CDS encoding SAM-dependent methyltransferase, with product MSVADNGLPIDLRIDRPHPARMYDWYLNGKDHYEADRIQAAKVEQAFPTVKLAAWINREFMHRATTFLARAGIRQFLDIGTGIPTEWNLHQIAQALAPDSRVVYVDNDPLVLTHARALMNSTPEGRTSYVEADVTTPDDILTAPALLNTLDLSTPVAVSLVALLHFIPDSKHPYDIVTTLMDACPAGSYLVTSHATPDFDAETFAKITEIYQAGGMDAQFRTREEIERLFTGLQLVEPGITTPHRWHADIEVPLPNKRPPEPSHPVDATDLDTQVGFYAGVARKG from the coding sequence GTGTCCGTCGCCGACAATGGCCTGCCGATCGATCTGAGAATCGACAGGCCGCACCCGGCACGCATGTACGACTGGTACCTCAACGGCAAAGATCACTACGAGGCCGACCGGATCCAGGCCGCCAAGGTCGAACAGGCATTTCCGACCGTCAAGCTCGCCGCCTGGATCAACCGCGAGTTCATGCACCGCGCCACCACATTCCTCGCCCGCGCCGGGATCCGCCAGTTCCTCGACATCGGCACCGGCATCCCCACCGAATGGAACCTGCACCAAATCGCCCAGGCCCTCGCCCCGGACTCCCGCGTGGTCTACGTCGACAACGACCCCCTGGTCCTCACCCACGCCCGCGCTCTCATGAACTCCACGCCCGAAGGCCGCACCTCCTACGTCGAAGCCGACGTCACCACCCCCGACGACATCCTCACCGCCCCCGCACTGCTCAACACCCTCGACCTGAGCACACCCGTCGCGGTGAGCCTGGTGGCTCTGCTGCACTTCATCCCCGACAGCAAACACCCCTACGACATCGTCACCACCCTGATGGACGCCTGTCCCGCCGGAAGCTACCTCGTCACCAGCCACGCCACACCCGACTTCGACGCCGAAACCTTCGCGAAAATCACCGAGATCTATCAAGCAGGCGGCATGGACGCCCAATTCCGCACCCGCGAAGAGATCGAGCGCCTCTTCACCGGCCTGCAACTCGTCGAACCCGGAATCACAACGCCACACCGCTGGCACGCCGACATCGAGGTACCGCTGCCGAACAAACGCCCCCCTGAACCCAGCCATCCCGTCGATGCCACAGACCTGGACACACAAGTCGGCTTCTACGCCGGAGTCGCACGCAAAGGCTGA
- a CDS encoding isocitrate lyase/phosphoenolpyruvate mutase family protein, translating to MSTIERYVGVHNALGAKIAERAGFEGIWLSGLEISASQCVPDADLITLTQQLEILRPVIRATSLPILVDCDAGYGNSTNARLAARYHYEAGAAGVCIEDKPFPKMNSFVNRRQSILDPRDFAAKISAARDAVDEPAFQVVARTEALVVGESVESALTRAEIYRKAGADAILVHDRSKSDESIRDFAQRWAYDTPLIAVPTTYYSTTASQLRSYGYARVIYANHGLRAAIRAVESVFGRIIRDGGTHAVEPDIAGIEDIFDLQELDELHRLEERAKRKVRELR from the coding sequence ATGTCGACAATTGAGCGATATGTGGGAGTTCATAACGCGCTCGGCGCTAAGATAGCCGAGCGAGCGGGTTTCGAGGGGATCTGGCTCAGTGGGTTGGAAATCTCGGCAAGCCAGTGCGTGCCGGATGCGGATTTGATCACACTGACCCAGCAGCTCGAAATTCTGCGTCCGGTAATTCGGGCGACCAGTCTACCCATTCTGGTGGATTGTGACGCAGGCTATGGAAATTCGACCAATGCCAGGTTGGCGGCCCGATATCACTATGAGGCGGGCGCGGCCGGCGTATGTATAGAGGACAAGCCGTTTCCGAAGATGAACAGCTTCGTCAATAGACGTCAGTCGATACTCGATCCGCGCGATTTCGCGGCCAAGATATCGGCGGCTCGCGATGCGGTCGACGAGCCGGCATTTCAGGTGGTGGCCAGGACCGAGGCACTGGTGGTCGGTGAATCGGTCGAGTCCGCGCTCACCCGCGCCGAGATCTACCGTAAGGCAGGCGCCGACGCGATCCTCGTGCACGATCGGTCGAAGTCGGACGAGAGCATCCGTGATTTCGCGCAGCGCTGGGCATACGACACCCCGTTGATCGCGGTGCCGACGACCTACTACTCGACCACGGCGTCCCAGCTGCGGTCCTACGGGTACGCGCGGGTGATCTATGCGAATCATGGTCTGCGCGCGGCGATCCGGGCGGTCGAGTCGGTCTTCGGCCGGATCATCCGGGACGGCGGCACCCATGCGGTCGAGCCGGACATCGCCGGCATCGAGGACATCTTCGACCTGCAGGAGCTGGACGAACTACACCGGTTGGAAGAGCGTGCGAAGCGCAAGGTCCGGGAGTTGAGGTGA
- a CDS encoding putative phosphothreonine lyase domain-containg protein, with the protein MAEKNGLAGPGRLQPDRRWLSVWQPGGRYGSWGGKWMLFPEPAVLAYSWQIIGDATLAGQLGPESDARTSGNLICVYTTDHRDVDDVTRVLNSLRTLGFHQRLIYKEDFANMLGTREALYVSESKRREVRQLRVSEAVRIWGPAGQPE; encoded by the coding sequence ATGGCGGAGAAGAACGGTCTTGCTGGACCTGGTCGACTTCAACCTGACCGGCGCTGGTTGTCGGTATGGCAGCCGGGTGGCCGATACGGCAGCTGGGGAGGCAAGTGGATGTTGTTTCCTGAACCAGCTGTGCTGGCCTACTCCTGGCAGATAATCGGCGACGCCACTCTCGCCGGCCAACTCGGACCGGAGTCGGATGCCCGTACCAGCGGCAACCTGATCTGTGTCTACACGACCGACCATCGCGACGTGGACGACGTCACTCGCGTGCTGAACTCCCTGCGTACCTTGGGTTTTCATCAGCGGCTCATCTACAAAGAAGATTTTGCGAATATGCTCGGCACACGTGAGGCTCTCTATGTCTCGGAATCCAAGCGTCGGGAGGTTCGCCAACTGCGGGTGTCTGAAGCAGTCCGCATCTGGGGGCCAGCAGGGCAACCAGAGTGA
- the cyaB gene encoding class IV adenylate cyclase, with protein MQYIEIERKYALPDPGPLRAKLAELGAKPAGPSRRQIDAYYNAPHRDFLAPEAVSEWLRLRTADDGASLNYKRWHPVDVRVKTHADEYETPVGDAEAVRRLLIALDFTPMVTVDKTRETWRLPEVEIVIDHVAAAGDFVEFEFKGDAEDVTDATATLDRFITDLGIDLGDTINRGYPHMLLDRDH; from the coding sequence TTGCAGTACATAGAAATCGAGAGGAAGTACGCCCTGCCCGATCCCGGTCCGCTGCGGGCGAAACTCGCAGAACTCGGTGCCAAACCCGCGGGTCCGAGCAGACGGCAGATCGACGCCTACTACAACGCGCCGCATCGTGACTTCCTTGCCCCCGAGGCGGTTTCGGAGTGGTTGCGGTTGAGGACCGCCGACGACGGTGCCTCGCTGAACTACAAACGCTGGCACCCGGTCGACGTTCGGGTCAAAACTCATGCCGACGAGTACGAGACACCGGTCGGTGACGCCGAAGCCGTGCGACGTCTGCTCATCGCACTGGACTTCACACCGATGGTCACCGTGGACAAGACACGCGAAACCTGGCGGCTTCCCGAGGTCGAGATCGTCATCGACCACGTCGCCGCAGCAGGTGACTTCGTCGAGTTCGAGTTCAAAGGTGACGCGGAAGACGTCACCGACGCCACGGCGACACTCGACCGATTCATCACCGACCTGGGAATCGACCTCGGCGACACGATCAATCGCGGCTACCCGCACATGCTCCTCGACCGCGACCACTGA
- a CDS encoding radical SAM protein, producing MAGTLERRLLLIEREDRSWTVADLSGQPHRSRVWPEWTHGHLVITDPDVWLTTATVTDYGRHRLTRPRLLLAALYHPEYFPLPRFSLAISDLARAARASLLGEVELMDMQLGATVEDILDRIRAGVDVLGVSMTFGQHDLATRVLDEVTAMASPPMVLAGGSLAVRNERLLLDRYPDLLVARGAGEATIADVMACWHGDLDIDQVRGIGYRGAARGEGTLMIGSRPRHTATVGNRTQTDMWPELDLLGPTFERKGVAQLESSRGCTSSCSFCPRGHKGHWAGAAPQALPWILREMGAVFDRHPEVTRTVYLVDEEFVGRDADAVSRALAVADTLAQQGFRWETSCRVDQAVRLDCDRGWHIDRGHMWRGLVERGLRRCLFGVESGVDSVLERFHKDTTGRQNALAIRTLTALGVPPRFTYITFDHLMDEDELRATVAFQGRTDLLLHAQPQLSVAEIIDGVRNEEWVATHATGEPFHTAISYMLVGMECLIGAAYTRKVHAAGLTGDPDPSMGRVAARYADWRIGVLARWGQLWIDRNFALDYLAKSLEKILDRDTRPYHLVRRIRRVLKHAAYQLLGSMIDLLERIGINDEPRALELECAEIADTLIAGLREEMARGLADVLPALSAEHRELLDREHRRWANTSTWTLINSADPCGT from the coding sequence GTGGCAGGCACGTTGGAGCGGCGGCTGCTGCTGATCGAACGTGAAGACCGCTCGTGGACGGTCGCGGATCTGTCCGGGCAGCCGCATCGCTCCCGGGTCTGGCCGGAATGGACGCACGGGCATCTGGTGATCACGGACCCGGACGTGTGGCTGACGACGGCGACGGTGACCGACTACGGCCGCCACCGGCTCACACGGCCGCGGCTGCTGTTGGCGGCGCTCTATCATCCGGAATACTTCCCGCTGCCGAGGTTTTCGCTCGCGATCTCCGATCTGGCCCGCGCTGCTCGCGCATCGTTGCTGGGCGAGGTCGAGCTGATGGACATGCAGCTCGGCGCCACCGTCGAGGACATCCTCGACCGCATCCGGGCGGGGGTGGACGTGCTGGGGGTGTCGATGACGTTCGGGCAGCACGACCTGGCGACACGCGTCTTGGACGAGGTGACGGCGATGGCCTCGCCGCCGATGGTCCTCGCGGGCGGATCACTGGCAGTGCGTAACGAACGGCTGCTGCTGGACCGCTATCCGGATCTCCTGGTCGCCCGTGGTGCCGGGGAGGCCACGATCGCGGATGTGATGGCGTGCTGGCACGGTGATCTCGACATCGACCAGGTCCGCGGGATCGGGTATCGGGGCGCGGCCCGCGGGGAGGGCACGCTGATGATCGGGAGCCGGCCTCGGCACACCGCCACGGTCGGTAATCGGACGCAGACCGACATGTGGCCCGAACTCGACCTGCTGGGTCCGACGTTCGAGCGCAAGGGTGTGGCACAACTCGAGTCGTCTCGCGGCTGCACGTCGTCGTGCTCGTTCTGCCCGCGCGGCCATAAGGGGCACTGGGCGGGTGCGGCCCCGCAAGCACTGCCCTGGATTCTGCGGGAGATGGGGGCGGTGTTCGATCGGCACCCGGAGGTGACCCGGACGGTGTATCTGGTGGATGAGGAATTCGTCGGCCGGGACGCGGACGCGGTATCTCGCGCGTTGGCTGTCGCGGATACCCTAGCCCAGCAAGGGTTTCGGTGGGAGACCTCGTGCCGGGTGGATCAGGCGGTCCGGCTCGACTGCGATCGTGGCTGGCATATCGACCGTGGCCACATGTGGAGGGGCCTGGTCGAGCGAGGGCTTCGCCGGTGCCTGTTCGGTGTGGAATCGGGTGTCGACAGCGTGCTGGAGCGTTTCCACAAGGACACGACCGGAAGGCAGAACGCGTTGGCGATCCGGACATTGACGGCGCTGGGGGTGCCACCGCGGTTCACCTACATCACCTTCGACCATCTGATGGACGAGGACGAACTACGGGCCACCGTCGCGTTCCAGGGCCGCACGGATCTGCTGCTGCACGCGCAGCCGCAGTTGAGCGTCGCCGAGATCATCGACGGCGTCCGCAATGAGGAGTGGGTCGCCACACACGCCACGGGTGAGCCGTTCCACACCGCGATCAGTTACATGCTCGTGGGGATGGAGTGCCTGATCGGCGCGGCCTACACCCGCAAAGTCCACGCTGCGGGGCTGACCGGTGATCCGGATCCGTCGATGGGCCGAGTAGCTGCCCGATACGCCGACTGGCGTATCGGTGTCCTCGCGCGCTGGGGCCAGTTGTGGATCGACCGCAATTTCGCCTTGGACTACCTGGCGAAATCGCTGGAGAAGATCCTCGACCGCGACACCCGCCCCTACCATCTGGTGCGGCGGATACGGCGAGTCCTCAAACACGCCGCCTACCAGCTGCTGGGCTCGATGATCGACCTGCTCGAGAGGATCGGCATCAACGACGAGCCCCGCGCGCTGGAGCTGGAATGCGCCGAGATCGCCGACACCCTGATCGCCGGCCTGCGTGAGGAGATGGCACGGGGGCTGGCCGACGTTCTGCCGGCACTGTCGGCGGAGCATCGCGAGCTGCTGGACCGCGAACACCGCCGGTGGGCGAACACGAGCACGTGGACGCTGATCAACTCCGCAGACCCGTGCGGCACCTGA
- a CDS encoding NAD(P)-dependent oxidoreductase encodes MIIALLHPGNMGAAIGARLVKAGHTVLWNDENRSATTLQRANAAHLTATHDIGELLGQAEVVFSICPAAAAPAVAETVAQHQYSGLYVDANAISPQQMLEITATMGSARVVDAAISGPPPRDTPSAKLFLAGPDHAVGVVGQLLEDAGLDADPVSETIGAASALKMALISFQRTARLLAAVAHGLADAHGVTHALVAEATRIGADVLADRDGLSGAAARAWRWNTEMHEVSTTLKCSNLPSELAIASEQLYEALVGYKDDWAAPPERVIQSLKK; translated from the coding sequence ATGATCATCGCCCTCCTGCACCCGGGAAACATGGGCGCTGCAATCGGCGCGCGACTGGTCAAGGCCGGACACACCGTCCTATGGAACGATGAGAATCGAAGCGCAACAACGCTCCAGCGAGCTAACGCCGCCCATCTCACCGCCACCCACGACATCGGCGAACTTCTCGGTCAGGCCGAAGTCGTGTTCTCGATCTGCCCCGCGGCCGCCGCACCCGCAGTAGCCGAAACGGTTGCGCAGCACCAGTACTCGGGACTGTACGTCGACGCCAATGCCATCAGCCCGCAACAGATGCTCGAAATCACCGCCACGATGGGATCAGCACGCGTCGTCGATGCCGCAATCTCCGGGCCACCTCCTCGCGACACCCCTTCCGCGAAGCTGTTCCTCGCCGGGCCCGACCACGCCGTTGGTGTAGTCGGTCAGTTACTCGAGGACGCCGGACTGGATGCTGACCCGGTCAGCGAAACCATCGGTGCAGCAAGCGCATTGAAGATGGCGCTCATCTCCTTCCAGCGAACAGCCAGGCTGCTGGCCGCAGTAGCCCACGGACTCGCCGATGCCCACGGCGTCACGCACGCACTCGTGGCCGAAGCGACGAGGATCGGAGCCGACGTACTCGCCGACCGCGACGGTCTCTCCGGAGCCGCCGCGCGAGCTTGGCGGTGGAACACCGAAATGCACGAGGTCTCAACGACGCTCAAGTGCTCGAACTTGCCATCGGAGCTTGCTATCGCCTCCGAACAGCTATACGAGGCCCTGGTCGGCTACAAGGACGATTGGGCGGCCCCACCCGAACGGGTCATACAAAGCCTCAAGAAGTAA
- a CDS encoding aldo/keto reductase, whose amino-acid sequence MPGLATRRLAGLDTEVSAIGAGCWTIGGPASNDGVPIGWDDVDPTAAYAGLVAAHEQGVTLFDTADVYGLGHSERLLGTLLRTIDRSRVVVSSKVGYYSGNGTHPYAAAQIMRRFASTLDNLGTDYLDLYAVHSSDFGADDHYLPEAVTVLADLRARGLIRAVGMRAPHVFAEEWAHGNSPHAAATARFLQLFDAIRPDVLTARYNLLSPIYRPGETDIFTFGQRHGVGICVKQALGQGLLVTARLDPDRQFSSGDHRSRDPGFRPVAVRELRQRLAPLRGLRVHSHGPGSCCRGLRRSPCPGFTDTGRVPRPRPDPHDHIQPRPSTVATRVR is encoded by the coding sequence ATGCCGGGACTTGCCACGCGGCGGCTGGCCGGGCTCGACACCGAGGTATCCGCGATCGGCGCCGGATGCTGGACGATCGGCGGACCGGCGTCCAACGACGGCGTCCCGATCGGCTGGGACGACGTGGACCCCACCGCCGCGTACGCGGGTCTGGTGGCCGCCCACGAACAAGGCGTCACACTGTTCGACACCGCCGACGTGTACGGGCTGGGCCACAGCGAACGCCTCCTCGGCACCTTGCTGCGCACGATCGACAGATCGCGGGTCGTCGTGTCGAGCAAGGTCGGCTACTACTCCGGAAACGGCACGCACCCGTACGCGGCGGCACAGATCATGCGTCGATTCGCGTCCACGCTGGACAACCTGGGCACCGACTACCTCGACCTGTACGCCGTGCACAGCAGTGACTTCGGCGCCGACGACCACTACCTGCCGGAGGCGGTCACCGTGCTGGCCGATCTGCGCGCCCGCGGCCTCATCCGCGCGGTCGGCATGCGCGCCCCACACGTGTTCGCCGAAGAATGGGCCCACGGGAACAGCCCGCACGCAGCGGCGACTGCCCGGTTCTTGCAGCTGTTCGACGCTATTCGTCCCGACGTACTCACCGCCCGCTACAACCTGCTCAGCCCGATCTATCGCCCAGGCGAAACCGACATCTTCACCTTTGGGCAGCGCCACGGTGTCGGTATTTGCGTCAAACAGGCCCTCGGGCAAGGCTTGCTGGTCACAGCTCGTCTCGACCCGGATCGGCAGTTCAGCAGCGGTGATCATCGCTCGCGTGATCCGGGCTTCCGCCCCGTCGCGGTGCGTGAACTGCGACAGCGCCTGGCACCTCTGCGCGGCCTTCGGGTGCACTCGCACGGACCTGGCTCGTGTTGCCGTGGGCTACGTCGTTCACCATGCCCCGGATTCACCGATACTGGTCGGGTTCCGCGACCCCGGCCAGATCCGCACGACCATATCCAGCCTCGACCGTCCACTGTCGCAACAAGAGTTCGATGA